Proteins encoded by one window of Elaeis guineensis isolate ETL-2024a chromosome 12, EG11, whole genome shotgun sequence:
- the LOC105055629 gene encoding polcalcin Phl p 7, whose protein sequence is MDNKDKMGEVTPEMERMFKRFDTNGDGKISSAELGEALRTLGSTSTDEIQRMMAELDTDGDGYIDFNEFSAFCRANPGLMKDVAKVF, encoded by the coding sequence ATGGATAACAAAGATAAGATGGGAGAAGTGACACCAGAGATGGAGAGAATGTTCAAGCGCTTCGACACCAATGGCGACGGGAAGATCTCATCAGCCGAGCTCGGGGAGGCCCTCCGCACCCTTGGCTCCACCTCCACTGATGAGATCCAGCGCATGATGGCCGAGCTCGATACCGATGGCGATGGCTACATCGACTTCAACGAATTCTCCGCGTTCTGCCGTGCCAATCCTGGTCTCATGAAGGATGTTGCCAAGGTCTTCTAG